In a genomic window of Bacillota bacterium:
- the murG gene encoding undecaprenyldiphospho-muramoylpentapeptide beta-N-acetylglucosaminyltransferase, which translates to MRVVISGGGTAGHIYPGLALAKALQKIRDDLEIVYIGTSSGLESTLVPQAGLTFKAVEARGLPRKPSFKALATVFSAGWGTLESINILKGFKPDVVVGMGAYVSLPVVGAAVLRQIPTVIHEQNAVPGLVNRVLGKVATAIAVSYPDMSKYFPSGKKVEFTGNPVREEILQAKRSEAVKNFKIDKARKVLLVFGGSRGAKRINEAVVEAYDEWRAREDLQIVHATGNINYGSVKEAIEKIKSPKDTLLYNVYPYIDNIGEAYAIADLLVCRSGATTVAEITAKGLPAILIPYPYATDNHQEKNGRQLEKLGAARVILDHDLNGRLLAETVTSLISDEDELLRMSGASKQFGQPNAADVLAKLVLKVANTHIEIQKSED; encoded by the coding sequence ATGCGGGTAGTAATAAGCGGAGGCGGAACAGCGGGCCACATTTATCCAGGGTTGGCTCTCGCCAAAGCACTTCAAAAAATAAGAGACGATCTTGAGATCGTCTATATCGGGACATCCTCGGGCCTTGAATCCACACTAGTACCACAAGCTGGTCTCACATTCAAGGCGGTGGAGGCAAGAGGACTTCCGAGAAAGCCGTCATTTAAGGCATTGGCTACTGTTTTTTCGGCAGGCTGGGGAACTCTGGAGTCGATCAATATACTTAAGGGTTTCAAGCCTGACGTAGTGGTCGGTATGGGCGCTTATGTTAGCCTGCCTGTTGTTGGAGCCGCTGTATTGCGTCAAATTCCTACTGTAATTCATGAACAAAATGCGGTTCCAGGTCTTGTAAACCGGGTTCTTGGAAAGGTAGCGACAGCAATTGCTGTTTCTTATCCAGATATGAGCAAATATTTTCCTTCAGGAAAAAAAGTTGAGTTTACCGGAAATCCGGTTCGGGAAGAGATTCTTCAAGCAAAGAGAAGTGAGGCGGTTAAGAATTTTAAAATAGATAAGGCACGGAAGGTCTTACTTGTATTTGGCGGCAGTCGAGGGGCTAAGCGGATAAATGAAGCGGTTGTTGAAGCATACGACGAATGGCGTGCCAGGGAAGACTTGCAGATAGTGCATGCGACAGGTAATATAAACTATGGGTCAGTTAAAGAAGCAATTGAAAAAATAAAATCACCTAAGGATACGCTACTATATAACGTCTATCCGTATATAGATAATATAGGTGAGGCATATGCCATAGCCGACCTCCTGGTTTGTCGTTCGGGAGCTACAACGGTCGCCGAGATAACTGCAAAGGGTTTACCAGCGATATTAATTCCTTATCCTTATGCCACCGATAATCACCAGGAGAAAAATGGCCGTCAACTTGAAAAACTTGGAGCAGCCAGGGTCATACTGGATCACGACTTAAATGGTAGGTTGTTGGCCGAAACTGTCACATCCCTCATTTCAGATGAAGACGAGTTGTTAAGGATGTCTGGAGCTTCTAAGCAGTTTGGTCAACCCAACGCGGCGGATGTACTGGCAAAACTGGTTCTTAAAGTAGCAAACACACATATTGAAATCCAAAAAAGTGAAGATTAG
- the murD gene encoding UDP-N-acetylmuramoyl-L-alanine--D-glutamate ligase gives MDFLNKHVLVIGLGKSGKAASLKLKDLGANVLASDISESEDMMKLADELRAKGISVELGKQEESLLRRIDRIDIIVVSPGVPSKVPVLKAAEKLNIPVWSEIELAYKLANKPIIAITGTNGKTTTTTLIGEVFRAAGKKVAVAGNIGMPLVMAADDPAIETLIVEVSSFQLDTIVDFRPNIAVLLNITEDHLDWHPDFEDYVRSKSRLFLNQQDSDFAVLNLDDRIVSSLVSGIRANIISTSKQKLEKGVFIDGDRIVAKLPSVKAGSEDTVDICGISELKVRGSHNLDNVMAVIGACLAAGIDYAIIRDVITSFPGLEHRTEYVATINGVDYFNDSKATNVDATVKALTAFDSSIILLVGGRNKGNDFKPLAQSLSEQVKAVIGFGESGREILGTITANIYLEYAETVEEAVKLASKLAQPGQVVLFSPSCASFDAFRSYAHRGEVFKRAVQALGEGYGDTTN, from the coding sequence ATGGATTTTTTAAATAAACATGTTCTAGTTATAGGCCTTGGTAAAAGCGGTAAGGCCGCCTCGCTTAAACTCAAAGACCTCGGTGCAAACGTTCTGGCTTCCGATATTTCTGAAAGCGAAGATATGATGAAGCTTGCGGATGAGCTGAGGGCGAAAGGTATAAGTGTAGAGCTTGGGAAGCAGGAAGAATCGCTTTTACGTCGAATAGATCGAATAGATATAATAGTTGTCAGTCCTGGTGTCCCGAGTAAAGTTCCCGTACTCAAGGCCGCAGAGAAATTGAATATTCCGGTATGGAGTGAGATTGAGCTGGCATATAAGCTAGCCAATAAACCGATTATTGCAATTACCGGTACAAATGGAAAAACCACAACTACTACTTTGATTGGAGAGGTATTCAGGGCTGCCGGCAAAAAAGTCGCGGTTGCCGGAAATATAGGCATGCCGCTTGTAATGGCGGCAGATGATCCGGCTATTGAGACGTTAATAGTTGAAGTAAGCAGCTTTCAGCTCGATACGATTGTAGATTTTAGGCCAAATATCGCGGTTCTTCTTAATATCACAGAAGACCACCTAGACTGGCATCCGGATTTTGAGGATTATGTTCGGTCAAAAAGCCGGTTGTTTTTAAACCAGCAGGATAGCGATTTTGCCGTTCTTAACCTGGATGATCGTATCGTCAGTTCACTTGTTTCTGGAATAAGAGCAAATATTATAAGTACAAGTAAGCAAAAATTAGAAAAGGGAGTTTTTATAGACGGGGATCGTATTGTAGCAAAATTACCAAGCGTAAAGGCAGGCTCGGAGGATACCGTCGATATATGCGGTATCAGTGAGCTTAAGGTCCGTGGAAGCCATAATCTAGACAACGTAATGGCCGTTATAGGAGCATGTCTTGCGGCAGGCATCGATTATGCAATCATAAGAGATGTAATAACCTCCTTCCCGGGCCTTGAGCACAGAACCGAATATGTTGCTACCATAAACGGAGTAGATTATTTTAACGATTCAAAAGCTACCAATGTTGATGCAACCGTAAAAGCATTGACGGCTTTTGATAGCTCTATCATTCTACTTGTTGGCGGAAGAAATAAAGGTAACGATTTTAAGCCCCTTGCCCAGAGTTTAAGCGAGCAGGTTAAAGCAGTAATTGGTTTTGGAGAATCTGGGAGAGAAATCCTGGGAACGATTACAGCAAATATTTATCTAGAATACGCAGAGACGGTTGAAGAAGCAGTCAAACTAGCAAGTAAGCTTGCTCAACCCGGACAGGTCGTCCTTTTCTCACCATCTTGCGCGAGTTTCGATGCCTTTAGAAGCTATGCCCACAGAGGTGAGGTATTTAAACGAGCTGTTCAGGCACTTGGGGAAGGATATGGCGACACGACAAACTAA
- the ftsW gene encoding putative lipid II flippase FtsW, with protein MATRQTKSQKKDRAKKKTRDRKNYYRLLGIVFVMILFGMVMVLSASSVRAIASNGDAYYYIKKQLISVIIGSAVLFIFSQIPSSKLQKIAPHAIFITLAMLVAVLIPGVGKYVGGSSRWIPIGGFHLQPSEIAKIAVVLYTADFLSKRKNNLSDMKDLVYPYGLIIAAIALLVLKQPDLGTTVTICLAAFTLIFIGGVSLRYVAAIGITGLIAGTYAIYSSKYRFSRFAAFLNPEADPLGAGYHIRQGLIAFGSGGIFGVGLGMSRQKYFYLPAAHTDFIFAIIGEELGLLGTLFTVSLFAAFTYYGIRISFQSKNLFSRLLGAGFTSMIALQALINMGAVTAVLPITGIPMPFISYGGSSLIVNLAAVGMLLGIALENEREVSLRERAPRLHAVEDGLGGKRKPIKKGRSIGEASKKRASTGSSKAKAASSTRSAKSSKTKSAKKESAKSNTQKTRRVKVNAGSNKRRRNSGPHLSRVGSRQSTSKNKRRS; from the coding sequence ATGGCGACACGACAAACTAAAAGTCAGAAGAAAGATCGAGCTAAGAAAAAAACCAGAGATCGCAAAAATTATTACCGATTACTTGGTATAGTATTTGTAATGATCCTGTTTGGCATGGTCATGGTACTCTCCGCCAGCTCTGTTCGCGCCATCGCAAGCAATGGCGATGCTTACTATTACATAAAAAAACAGCTGATCTCTGTAATTATCGGCTCTGCTGTCCTTTTTATATTCTCTCAAATTCCCAGCAGTAAACTGCAAAAAATTGCACCCCATGCCATCTTTATCACGCTAGCGATGCTTGTTGCCGTATTGATACCCGGAGTAGGTAAGTATGTGGGGGGATCGAGCAGATGGATACCGATTGGTGGTTTCCACTTGCAACCTTCGGAAATTGCTAAGATAGCGGTTGTTCTATATACGGCGGATTTTTTGTCCAAGAGAAAAAACAATCTAAGTGATATGAAGGATCTTGTATATCCATATGGTCTAATTATTGCAGCAATAGCATTGCTGGTATTGAAGCAACCGGATCTGGGTACGACGGTTACGATTTGTCTTGCTGCTTTTACACTGATATTTATCGGGGGCGTAAGCCTGCGCTATGTTGCTGCAATAGGAATAACGGGTCTAATTGCAGGTACTTATGCCATTTATTCTTCTAAGTATCGCTTCAGTCGATTTGCCGCTTTTTTAAATCCAGAAGCCGACCCTCTGGGAGCGGGATATCATATCAGACAAGGTCTGATAGCGTTTGGTTCTGGCGGCATTTTCGGGGTCGGGCTTGGGATGAGCCGGCAAAAATATTTTTATCTTCCTGCAGCGCACACCGACTTTATATTCGCCATAATCGGCGAAGAACTGGGCCTTCTCGGTACACTGTTTACTGTTTCGCTTTTTGCTGCTTTTACTTATTATGGAATCAGGATATCTTTTCAATCCAAGAATCTTTTTAGTAGGCTTTTGGGTGCCGGATTTACTTCAATGATCGCTCTACAGGCGCTAATCAATATGGGTGCAGTAACGGCGGTTCTTCCCATCACCGGAATACCGATGCCTTTTATTAGTTATGGCGGGTCGTCTTTGATTGTAAACCTTGCGGCTGTAGGAATGCTTTTAGGCATTGCGCTTGAGAATGAGAGGGAAGTTTCGTTACGTGAAAGAGCCCCGAGACTGCACGCAGTGGAGGATGGGTTAGGCGGCAAGAGAAAGCCTATAAAGAAGGGCAGGTCCATCGGGGAAGCTTCAAAGAAAAGAGCATCTACCGGCTCATCGAAGGCGAAAGCTGCAAGCTCAACCAGGTCTGCTAAATCCTCTAAGACTAAGTCGGCTAAAAAAGAGTCAGCTAAATCAAATACGCAAAAGACCAGGAGAGTTAAGGTTAATGCGGGTAGTAATAAGCGGAGGCGGAACAGCGGGCCACATTTATCCAGGGTTGGCTCTCGCCAAAGCACTTCAAAAAATAAGAGACGATCTTGA